A portion of the Shewanella sp. SNU WT4 genome contains these proteins:
- a CDS encoding Xaa-Pro peptidase family protein has protein sequence MTMESKTLGVGGSDAATQLAALTDMTAGIDDISLDELRARVMKAQALMQEHGLAAIYVNAGTNLRYFTGTSWYASERMVGAIIPATGELEYIAPFFEVGTLEGYMQIQGKVNTWQEDESPYALAIAVLARMGITQGNIGIDESTAFFMFDGLRQAATHYQWRSATPVTAGCRMHKSPQELAIMQRAKDMTLVVHKAAARILRSGISTQEVEAFIHEAHKRVGAAAGSYFCIVLFGQDSSFPHGVSHPKCLDENEIVLIDTGCQLFGYKSDITRTYVYGVANERQRKMWALEKAAQGAAFEAAILGAPCEQADAAARSVLEASGMGPNYQLPGLPHRTGHGIGMDIHEWPYLVKGNKTPLAVGMCFSNEPMLVLPGEFGVRLEDHFYMTANGPKWFTEPSHSIDDPFGYQA, from the coding sequence ATGACCATGGAATCTAAGACGCTCGGCGTTGGCGGCAGTGATGCGGCAACGCAATTGGCGGCATTAACTGATATGACAGCAGGCATTGACGATATCTCGCTGGATGAATTACGCGCGCGGGTGATGAAGGCGCAGGCATTAATGCAGGAGCACGGCCTCGCGGCTATTTATGTCAATGCTGGCACTAATTTACGCTATTTTACTGGCACTAGTTGGTATGCCAGCGAACGCATGGTTGGCGCTATTATCCCGGCCACAGGTGAGCTTGAATATATTGCCCCATTTTTTGAAGTTGGCACCCTTGAAGGCTATATGCAAATTCAAGGCAAAGTGAATACTTGGCAAGAAGATGAAAGCCCGTATGCATTAGCCATTGCAGTACTTGCGCGCATGGGCATAACCCAAGGCAATATTGGCATAGATGAGTCAACCGCCTTTTTTATGTTTGATGGACTGCGTCAAGCTGCTACTCACTATCAATGGCGCAGCGCCACACCTGTCACCGCAGGGTGCCGCATGCATAAATCGCCGCAAGAGCTGGCGATTATGCAGCGCGCAAAAGACATGACCTTAGTGGTGCATAAAGCCGCGGCGCGCATTTTACGCTCTGGCATTAGCACCCAAGAAGTGGAAGCCTTTATTCATGAAGCCCATAAGCGTGTAGGCGCGGCGGCGGGATCTTACTTTTGCATAGTGTTATTTGGGCAAGACTCATCATTTCCCCATGGCGTTAGTCACCCTAAGTGTTTAGATGAAAACGAGATAGTGCTGATTGATACCGGTTGTCAGCTGTTTGGTTATAAGTCTGACATTACTAGAACCTATGTTTACGGCGTAGCTAATGAGCGTCAGCGTAAGATGTGGGCATTAGAAAAAGCCGCCCAAGGCGCCGCATTTGAAGCTGCGATACTCGGCGCGCCGTGTGAGCAAGCTGATGCAGCCGCGCGCTCAGTACTTGAAGCATCTGGCATGGGGCCCAATTATCAGTTACCTGGACTGCCGCACCGCACTGGCCATGGCATAGGTATGGATATTCATGAGTGGCCTTATTTAGTGAAAGGCAACAAAACACCGCTGGCAGTTGGCATGTGTTTTTCAAACGAGCCTATGCTGGTGCTGCCGGGAGAATTTGGGGTGCGCTTAGAAGATCATTTCTATATGACGGCCAATGGCCCTAAGTGGTTTACTGAACCATCCCACAGCATAGACGACCCTTTTGGTTATCAAGCTTGA
- a CDS encoding DUF2913 family protein: MSYNQAVYILAKEGLEALAQSALAKKQSTPAQESHFLCNWMAESLKKKAYPKCLAKDLTRWIRDGRSLGAGAQLTSLLQRIEAQYRQVAEQKSGLGKAFNAWLEELRAQDVLVITDSEVSGKLKLDNDGLPSVIISAPEFEKAIVGDELVKPLALYIRADEAMLASSALAHGLLLSQANKKTSLIKHHKTFQVFPKNEQPELALLVSKI; this comes from the coding sequence ATGTCTTATAACCAAGCGGTATACATACTGGCCAAAGAAGGTCTTGAGGCGTTAGCCCAGTCGGCACTTGCCAAAAAGCAGTCAACCCCAGCACAAGAAAGCCATTTTTTATGTAATTGGATGGCAGAATCCTTAAAAAAGAAAGCTTATCCAAAATGCTTGGCGAAAGATTTAACCCGCTGGATTCGTGATGGCCGCAGCCTTGGCGCTGGCGCGCAATTAACCTCGTTATTGCAGCGCATTGAAGCGCAATATCGCCAAGTGGCAGAGCAAAAATCTGGCTTAGGTAAGGCATTTAACGCTTGGCTTGAAGAGTTACGCGCGCAAGACGTGCTGGTAATTACTGATAGTGAAGTCAGTGGTAAGTTAAAGCTTGATAACGATGGCCTGCCAAGTGTGATTATCTCAGCACCTGAGTTTGAAAAAGCGATTGTTGGGGATGAGTTAGTTAAGCCGTTAGCTTTATATATCCGCGCCGATGAAGCTATGTTGGCAAGCTCAGCCTTAGCCCATGGTTTATTACTGAGCCAAGCCAATAAGAAAACTTCGCTCATTAAGCATCATAAAACGTTTCAGGTATTTCCTAAGAATGAGCAGCCAGAATTGGCCTTGTTAGTCAGTAAAATCTAA
- a CDS encoding carboxypeptidase M32 — protein sequence MNAKNLSYQRLVKHFTSLSHFEHFNALAEWDLAAMMPKGGGADRTDALATLSGHIHELKSASWLSDAIHEATQGPLSSEQAANVREMARQHSQASLMPTDLVEAKTRAGLNCEQAWRGQRQNNDWLGFKPNLTEVINLTQQEAQVRSQALGISPYDSLLDKFEPGIKAHDIEQWFSPLRQQLPALIQTVLTKQAQEMNISAQGHYPQAAQVALSHKVMTRLGFNFDHGRLDISSHPFTGGVPSDVRLTTRFDESDFTSALMGTIHETGHALYEMGLPKAFSSQPAGQARSMAVHESQSLFCEMQLGRSEGFLGLIINDINNTLNSEFDLKRLANLYTRVSAGRIRVDADEVTYPCHILLRFDAEKALVTGELAVADLPDFWSANMQSLLGINTDGDYRNGCMQDIHWTLGELGYFPSYSLGAMLAAQLRNTMEQQLGDVNQVMATQGLAPIFAWLSEQVWQQGSLLSTPELIQQACGAPLSAEYLLQHLRQRYL from the coding sequence ATGAACGCCAAAAACCTAAGTTATCAGCGCCTTGTTAAACACTTCACTAGCCTTAGCCACTTTGAGCATTTTAATGCACTGGCAGAATGGGACTTAGCGGCCATGATGCCTAAAGGCGGCGGCGCGGATCGCACCGATGCTTTAGCGACCTTAAGTGGTCATATTCATGAGCTTAAAAGTGCCAGCTGGTTAAGTGATGCGATTCATGAAGCCACCCAAGGGCCGTTAAGCTCAGAGCAAGCGGCCAATGTGCGCGAAATGGCGCGCCAACATAGCCAAGCAAGCTTGATGCCCACTGATTTAGTTGAAGCTAAAACTCGCGCTGGGCTTAACTGCGAGCAAGCGTGGCGAGGGCAGCGCCAAAACAACGATTGGCTTGGCTTTAAACCAAATCTAACTGAAGTGATTAATCTCACTCAGCAAGAAGCGCAGGTGCGCAGCCAAGCGCTAGGCATTAGCCCTTACGACAGCTTGCTCGATAAATTTGAGCCAGGTATTAAAGCCCATGATATTGAGCAATGGTTTAGCCCATTGCGCCAGCAGTTGCCGGCGCTAATTCAAACTGTGCTGACCAAGCAAGCGCAAGAAATGAATATCAGCGCCCAAGGTCACTACCCGCAAGCGGCGCAAGTTGCACTCAGCCACAAGGTGATGACTCGCTTAGGCTTTAATTTTGATCACGGCCGCTTAGATATAAGTAGCCACCCGTTTACTGGCGGCGTGCCGTCAGATGTTCGCCTGACTACCCGTTTTGATGAAAGTGATTTTACCTCAGCATTAATGGGCACTATTCATGAAACTGGCCATGCCTTGTATGAAATGGGCTTACCTAAGGCCTTTTCCAGCCAACCTGCGGGGCAAGCACGCTCAATGGCGGTGCATGAAAGTCAGAGCCTATTTTGTGAAATGCAGCTTGGCCGCAGTGAAGGCTTTTTAGGCCTCATTATTAATGACATCAATAACACCTTAAATAGTGAATTTGACCTTAAGCGTTTAGCTAACTTATATACCCGCGTGAGCGCTGGCCGCATTCGTGTTGATGCCGATGAAGTCACTTACCCTTGTCATATTTTACTGCGCTTTGATGCCGAAAAAGCCTTAGTCACAGGGGAGTTAGCGGTTGCTGACCTGCCCGACTTTTGGTCGGCAAATATGCAGTCATTACTTGGCATCAATACCGATGGCGATTATCGCAACGGCTGTATGCAAGACATTCATTGGACCTTAGGCGAGCTAGGTTATTTCCCGAGTTACAGCTTAGGCGCCATGCTCGCCGCGCAATTACGCAATACCATGGAGCAGCAACTTGGTGATGTAAATCAAGTCATGGCAACCCAAGGACTGGCGCCCATTTTTGCTTGGTTATCTGAGCAGGTGTGGCAACAAGGAAGCTTGTTAAGCACCCCAGAACTTATTCAACAGGCCTGCGGCGCGCCATTATCGGCAGAGTATTTATTGCAGCACTTACGCCAGCGCTATTTATAA
- a CDS encoding FKBP-type peptidyl-prolyl cis-trans isomerase, whose translation MKMILAVVVIACVVFYFYSNFSNNKAAVANIEQGAAFLADNKLREGVITTPSGLQYEYLVNADGEQHPKATDTVTVHYHGTLLDGTVFDSSVERGQSIDFPLNRVISGWTEGVQLMTVGDKVRFYIPSTLAYGNRSAGKIAPGSTLIFDVELLAIN comes from the coding sequence ATGAAAATGATATTAGCTGTCGTAGTGATCGCCTGCGTGGTGTTTTACTTTTATAGCAACTTCAGCAACAACAAGGCCGCGGTCGCTAACATTGAACAAGGCGCCGCCTTTTTAGCCGACAATAAATTACGCGAAGGCGTAATTACCACGCCATCGGGTTTGCAATATGAGTACTTAGTCAATGCTGACGGTGAGCAGCACCCAAAAGCGACGGATACTGTCACAGTTCATTACCACGGCACCTTGCTGGATGGCACTGTTTTTGATAGCTCAGTCGAGCGTGGTCAAAGCATAGATTTTCCGCTTAATCGCGTGATTTCAGGCTGGACCGAAGGCGTGCAGTTAATGACTGTGGGCGATAAAGTGCGTTTTTATATTCCTAGTACCTTGGCTTATGGCAATCGCAGCGCTGGCAAAATTGCGCCAGGCTCTACCCTGATTTTTGATGTTGAACTGCTCGCCATCAATTAA
- a CDS encoding type II secretion system protein: MICTRNTAGFTLIELVVVIIILAILAVVAAPKFIGLKSEALTAAIYDMQGQLKAANQLVFSKAALEGKEALAFQDVHNQVGSWIILDGKKVSLNFGHIQGSSWNIEQVMNIDAADWTVLSTASVFAQAYLTPRGAPAFGTSDIQNIEQSQCYLKYAFSKKQFDLPGYEVVTTGC; this comes from the coding sequence ATGATCTGCACCCGAAATACCGCTGGCTTTACCCTGATTGAGCTGGTGGTCGTTATTATTATTCTCGCCATTTTGGCGGTAGTTGCTGCCCCTAAATTTATCGGCCTCAAAAGCGAAGCATTAACGGCGGCGATTTATGATATGCAAGGCCAGCTTAAAGCCGCCAATCAATTGGTTTTTTCTAAAGCCGCATTAGAAGGTAAAGAGGCGTTGGCGTTTCAAGATGTTCATAACCAAGTCGGCTCATGGATCATTTTAGATGGTAAAAAAGTCAGTCTGAATTTTGGCCACATTCAAGGGTCAAGTTGGAATATTGAACAAGTCATGAATATTGATGCTGCCGATTGGACGGTATTAAGTACAGCCAGCGTATTTGCTCAGGCTTATTTAACCCCTAGAGGGGCTCCGGCCTTTGGAACTAGCGACATTCAAAATATTGAGCAGTCGCAGTGTTACCTAAAGTATGCTTTTAGCAAAAAGCAGTTTGACTTACCAGGCTATGAGGTTGTCACTACTGGTTGTTAA
- a CDS encoding DEAD/DEAH box helicase has product MKFDAYSFAPEVLRALVECGYQTMTPVQRQAIPAVRRGQDVLASAQTGTGKTAAFALPLLQRMLDNPKPRAPGKTRALILTPTRELAEQISVNVQSYAKYADIRVVTLFGGNKMEPQAKKLLQGAEFVIATPGRLLEHVIACNLTLSDIEFLVMDEADRMLDMGFIADIQKILLASNKQRQNLLFSATFSSGVKKLADEIMTKPKLIMVDKQNTTASTISQVVYPVEQRRKRELLSELIGRKNWHRVLVFSATRDDADKLVKELNLDGIPAAVVHGEKAQGSRRKALRDFKEGNIRVLVSTEVAARGLDITDLEYVINYDLPFLAEDYVHRIGRTGRAGKTGVAISFVSREEERTLADIEKLIGQKIKRVMMPGYEVSNRELLLKQLKRRRFGKKTRSDDAAAQVVAEKSMTGRRVHVKVGSAGKKTKI; this is encoded by the coding sequence ATGAAATTTGATGCCTATAGTTTTGCCCCCGAAGTCTTACGCGCTCTTGTAGAGTGTGGTTATCAGACTATGACTCCCGTTCAACGCCAAGCCATACCGGCCGTTCGCCGAGGTCAGGATGTCCTTGCCAGCGCACAAACGGGTACCGGCAAAACGGCAGCTTTTGCTCTGCCTTTACTGCAGCGCATGCTCGATAATCCAAAGCCTAGAGCGCCAGGTAAGACCCGCGCCCTGATTTTAACGCCTACCCGTGAACTGGCTGAGCAAATCTCAGTTAACGTGCAGTCTTATGCCAAATACGCAGATATCCGCGTAGTGACCTTGTTTGGCGGTAACAAAATGGAGCCGCAGGCCAAGAAATTACTGCAAGGCGCTGAATTTGTTATTGCGACGCCAGGCCGTTTACTTGAGCATGTTATCGCCTGCAACCTGACGTTATCTGACATTGAATTCTTAGTGATGGATGAAGCCGACCGTATGCTAGATATGGGCTTTATCGCCGATATCCAAAAAATTCTGTTAGCCAGTAACAAGCAACGTCAAAACCTGCTGTTTTCTGCCACTTTCTCTAGCGGCGTGAAAAAACTGGCTGATGAAATCATGACTAAGCCAAAGCTCATCATGGTCGACAAGCAAAACACCACAGCATCAACCATTAGCCAAGTCGTGTATCCAGTAGAGCAGCGCCGTAAGCGTGAATTACTGTCGGAACTGATTGGCCGTAAAAACTGGCACCGAGTGTTAGTGTTCAGCGCCACCCGTGATGATGCTGATAAGTTAGTAAAAGAGCTTAATCTTGATGGCATTCCAGCTGCCGTAGTGCATGGCGAGAAAGCTCAAGGTAGCCGCCGTAAAGCCTTGCGTGACTTCAAAGAAGGTAACATTCGCGTGTTAGTGTCGACTGAAGTTGCGGCTCGCGGCCTTGATATCACTGACCTTGAATACGTGATCAACTACGACTTACCTTTCTTGGCAGAAGACTATGTGCACCGTATTGGCCGTACTGGCCGCGCGGGTAAAACAGGCGTTGCCATTTCATTTGTGAGCCGTGAAGAAGAACGCACCTTAGCTGACATTGAAAAGCTGATCGGTCAAAAGATTAAGCGCGTGATGATGCCAGGCTATGAAGTGAGTAATCGTGAATTACTGCTCAAGCAATTAAAGCGTCGCCGCTTTGGTAAGAAAACTCGTAGCGATGATGCTGCCGCGCAGGTTGTGGCAGAAAAGAGCATGACGGGTCGCCGCGTACACGTGAAAGTTGGCTCAGCCGGTAAGAAAACCAAAATCTAA
- the rihA gene encoding pyrimidine-specific ribonucleoside hydrolase RihA, which yields MSLPIILDCDPGHDDAIAMIMALAHPQLKVLAVTTSAGNQTQAKTLNNALRILTLLGRTDIEVAAGASKPLNRELIIADNVHGESGLDGPKLPDPSFAAVNMPAWELMATKLRASAVPVTLVPTGPLTNIALLLTLYPELKPNIAQIVLMGGAAGVGNWTPAAEFNIYVDPHAADIVFTSGIPIVMCGLDVTHQAQILDADVQRIRAIDNKVAQCVADLLEFFVVYHKDPKWGFDGAPLHDPCTIAWLLEPQLFQGIDCHVAIETSSPLTLGMTVVDRFQITGRKANAKVLLAVDRLGFVDLLARSLLAYG from the coding sequence ATGTCCCTACCCATAATTCTCGACTGCGATCCAGGTCATGACGATGCTATTGCTATGATCATGGCGCTGGCTCATCCGCAGCTTAAAGTGTTAGCCGTGACTACCAGTGCTGGCAATCAGACCCAAGCTAAGACCTTAAATAATGCGCTGCGTATCTTAACTTTGCTGGGGCGCACCGATATAGAAGTGGCAGCCGGCGCGAGTAAGCCACTTAATCGCGAGCTGATTATTGCTGATAATGTTCACGGTGAATCAGGGCTTGATGGCCCTAAGTTACCAGACCCAAGTTTTGCGGCGGTCAATATGCCGGCGTGGGAGTTAATGGCAACTAAGCTGCGCGCATCAGCCGTTCCTGTAACCTTAGTGCCTACGGGGCCATTAACTAATATTGCGCTGCTGCTAACCCTTTACCCTGAGCTTAAGCCTAACATTGCGCAAATAGTGCTTATGGGCGGCGCCGCTGGGGTCGGTAATTGGACGCCAGCGGCTGAGTTTAATATTTATGTCGACCCACACGCGGCCGATATTGTGTTTACTTCAGGTATTCCTATTGTCATGTGCGGCTTAGATGTCACCCATCAAGCGCAAATTCTTGATGCTGATGTGCAGCGCATTCGCGCCATAGATAACAAGGTAGCGCAATGCGTTGCTGATTTGCTGGAGTTTTTTGTGGTATATCACAAAGATCCTAAATGGGGGTTTGATGGCGCGCCGCTACACGACCCTTGCACTATCGCTTGGCTGCTTGAGCCGCAATTATTTCAAGGGATTGATTGCCATGTTGCCATTGAAACTAGCTCGCCATTAACCTTAGGTATGACAGTTGTCGATCGCTTCCAAATAACTGGCCGTAAAGCCAATGCCAAGGTGTTATTGGCGGTCGACAGATTAGGCTTTGTGGATTTACTCGCTCGCAGTTTATTGGCCTACGGTTAA
- a CDS encoding aminopeptidase P family protein, translating into MPLSIADKLGTIRQALAKLNIDAFIQPRADEYLGEYVPKANERLKWLTGFTGSAGAAVVMAQRAAIFIDGRYTVQVRQQVDASLFEYQSLTDLPLADYLIQTLTAPSRVGVDARLHTLAWYQQTQGQLAKAGIELVALTTNPIDDAWLERPAMPSSPAILFSDELAGNTSLEKRELVGAKINKAGAQVALITALDSCAWLLNLRGRDIPCLPVLLGTGLLSANGNMRFFTDLTKLPSNIISHVGAGVEFYPEQQLHEHLIALNGQRLLADSHSANAASQLTAELAGAKLIDAMDPVALIKACKNPQELAGMRASHVRDGLAVSRFLAWLDSEVAAGRLYDEAQLADKLESFRKLDSQYLEPSFDTISAAGSNAAMCHYNHLNGTPATVPINSLYLVDSGAQYLDGTTDVTRTIAIGDVSAEHKQMVTLVLKGHIALDQAKFPKGTTGQQLDILARQYLWQYGYDYDHGTGHGVGHCLSVHEGPQRIGKNTNATPLMPGMVLSNEPGYYRDGQFGIRIENLVVVQESETLQGTERTMYEFAPLTLIPIDKRLLQTSLLTSSEITWLNHYHAKVFAAHASHLTGAELSWLTAATSPL; encoded by the coding sequence ATGCCGTTATCCATAGCTGATAAACTTGGCACTATTCGCCAAGCGTTAGCCAAGCTCAACATTGATGCTTTCATTCAACCGCGCGCCGATGAGTATTTAGGCGAATATGTTCCTAAAGCCAATGAACGCCTTAAATGGCTGACTGGTTTTACCGGTAGTGCTGGCGCCGCCGTGGTTATGGCGCAGCGCGCAGCTATTTTTATTGATGGCCGCTATACAGTGCAAGTGCGCCAACAAGTGGATGCTAGCTTGTTTGAATACCAAAGCCTGACCGACCTGCCCTTAGCTGACTATCTCATTCAAACCTTAACGGCGCCAAGCCGCGTAGGGGTTGATGCCAGATTGCATACCTTAGCTTGGTATCAACAAACCCAAGGGCAACTGGCTAAAGCTGGCATTGAATTAGTGGCTCTGACCACTAACCCTATTGATGATGCTTGGCTTGAAAGACCCGCCATGCCATCAAGCCCTGCCATATTATTTAGTGATGAATTAGCGGGCAACACTAGCCTTGAAAAGCGCGAACTCGTTGGCGCTAAAATTAACAAGGCAGGCGCGCAAGTGGCCTTAATTACAGCGCTGGATTCATGCGCTTGGTTACTCAATCTTCGTGGGCGCGATATTCCATGTTTGCCTGTGCTGTTAGGTACAGGCTTACTGAGCGCCAATGGCAATATGCGCTTTTTCACCGACCTCACTAAATTGCCCAGTAACATAATCAGCCATGTGGGCGCTGGGGTTGAGTTTTATCCCGAGCAGCAATTACATGAGCATCTCATCGCGCTTAATGGTCAGCGTTTATTGGCAGATAGCCACAGCGCTAATGCCGCCAGTCAATTAACGGCCGAGCTTGCTGGCGCTAAGTTAATTGATGCTATGGATCCTGTGGCTTTAATTAAGGCCTGTAAAAATCCACAAGAATTAGCGGGCATGCGCGCAAGTCATGTACGAGATGGCTTAGCCGTTAGCCGCTTTTTAGCTTGGTTAGATAGTGAAGTGGCGGCCGGCAGACTTTATGATGAAGCGCAGCTCGCCGATAAACTTGAGAGCTTTCGCAAGCTTGACAGCCAATACCTAGAGCCAAGCTTTGATACTATTTCGGCCGCTGGCAGTAATGCCGCTATGTGTCATTACAATCATCTCAATGGCACGCCTGCCACTGTACCTATCAATAGCCTCTATTTAGTGGATTCTGGCGCTCAGTATCTTGATGGCACCACAGATGTGACTCGCACTATCGCCATTGGTGATGTGAGTGCTGAGCACAAGCAAATGGTGACGTTAGTGCTTAAAGGCCATATCGCATTAGATCAAGCCAAGTTCCCTAAAGGCACCACAGGCCAACAGCTAGATATCCTCGCCCGTCAGTATTTATGGCAATACGGCTATGATTACGATCATGGTACAGGCCATGGCGTCGGCCACTGTTTAAGTGTGCACGAAGGGCCGCAGCGCATAGGTAAAAACACCAATGCCACGCCATTAATGCCGGGCATGGTGCTCTCTAATGAACCAGGGTATTACCGCGATGGCCAATTTGGTATTCGCATTGAAAACTTAGTGGTTGTGCAAGAAAGTGAAACGCTACAAGGTACTGAGCGCACTATGTATGAGTTTGCGCCGCTAACCTTAATACCTATCGATAAGCGTTTACTGCAAACATCACTGCTAACAAGCAGCGAAATCACTTGGTTAAATCACTACCATGCCAAGGTGTTTGCCGCCCATGCCAGTCACTTAACTGGCGCTGAACTTAGCTGGTTAACCGCCGCCACTAGCCCGCTTTAA
- a CDS encoding cupin domain-containing protein, producing the protein MAISGLSQSGVWQHLQPLDDGPAGFLVRGTLPTDANGVELMLEHWDQGTSEPKHYHPCDDMTIVMEGMMVVQCYKEQDGKLVIDGSERVYRSGETAYLKAKQVHSVRYSEACKLVYIHDGQFDFIEIKA; encoded by the coding sequence ATGGCAATTTCTGGATTAAGTCAAAGCGGCGTTTGGCAGCATTTGCAACCACTGGATGATGGCCCTGCGGGCTTTTTAGTGCGCGGTACCTTACCGACCGATGCTAATGGCGTGGAACTGATGCTAGAGCATTGGGACCAGGGTACTTCTGAGCCTAAGCATTATCATCCCTGCGATGATATGACCATAGTGATGGAAGGCATGATGGTGGTGCAATGCTATAAAGAGCAAGACGGTAAGCTAGTAATTGATGGTAGTGAGCGCGTTTATCGCAGTGGTGAAACCGCCTATCTTAAGGCTAAACAAGTGCATAGCGTGCGTTACTCTGAAGCCTGCAAACTTGTGTATATCCACGATGGTCAGTTTGATTTTATTGAAATTAAGGCTTAG
- a CDS encoding Nramp family divalent metal transporter, whose translation MNSHAHLMPTTAHISLGFKRKLLMLGPAFIAAIGYIDPGNFATNIEAGSSFGYQLLWVVLWANLMAMLIQYLSAKLGIVTGKDLAEHLGERLPKWAVVPYWLQAEAIAIATDLAEFIGAAVGFHLLFNVTLLDGAAMTAVITLAIFTFSLRGQKPLEWVIAAILLVVAVIYLVELYIAPPALASLSAGLLIPSLQSSQQVYLAAGILGATVMPHVIYLHSALFKATSHLATDLRLKSTRLDVTIAMTIAGFTNIAMVAMAASVFHFSGFAHIASIETAYLTMKPMLGDLAATLFGLSLIASGLSSTVVGTMAGDVVMQGFVKFTIPLWLRRVITMTPAIVIIAMGVDVTQILVFSQVILSFGIALAIIPLLRFTSNPELMGQYVNSRWVKRLGILIVVLVLMLNSYLLISLISP comes from the coding sequence ATGAATTCACACGCGCACCTCATGCCAACCACAGCTCACATCAGTTTAGGATTTAAGCGTAAGTTACTGATGTTAGGCCCAGCCTTTATCGCTGCCATCGGCTATATCGACCCAGGTAACTTTGCCACCAACATTGAGGCGGGGTCGAGTTTTGGCTATCAACTGCTGTGGGTGGTGTTATGGGCTAACTTAATGGCCATGCTCATTCAATATTTATCCGCCAAGCTTGGCATAGTGACAGGTAAAGATTTGGCCGAGCATTTAGGCGAGCGCTTACCTAAGTGGGCTGTCGTGCCTTATTGGTTACAAGCAGAAGCCATTGCCATAGCCACAGATTTGGCCGAATTTATTGGCGCGGCGGTTGGTTTTCATTTGTTATTTAATGTGACTTTACTCGATGGCGCGGCCATGACAGCTGTCATCACCTTAGCTATTTTCACTTTTAGTCTGCGCGGTCAAAAGCCGCTGGAATGGGTCATTGCGGCCATACTGTTAGTGGTGGCTGTGATTTATCTTGTTGAGCTTTATATTGCGCCGCCCGCACTTGCAAGCTTAAGCGCGGGCTTATTGATCCCAAGCTTACAATCAAGCCAGCAAGTGTATTTGGCCGCGGGGATTTTAGGCGCAACTGTGATGCCCCATGTGATTTATTTGCACTCAGCGCTCTTTAAAGCAACGTCCCACTTAGCTACAGATTTACGCCTTAAAAGCACGCGCCTTGATGTGACTATTGCCATGACAATTGCAGGTTTTACCAACATAGCTATGGTGGCAATGGCTGCCTCAGTGTTTCATTTTTCAGGTTTTGCCCATATTGCCAGTATTGAAACCGCCTATTTAACCATGAAGCCTATGCTAGGTGACTTGGCCGCAACCCTATTTGGCTTATCGCTCATAGCGTCAGGATTATCATCAACCGTGGTGGGCACAATGGCGGGCGATGTGGTCATGCAAGGCTTTGTGAAGTTTACCATTCCCCTGTGGCTAAGGCGCGTTATCACTATGACGCCAGCCATAGTGATTATTGCCATGGGCGTGGATGTCACTCAAATTTTAGTCTTTAGCCAAGTGATTTTAAGCTTTGGTATTGCCCTTGCCATCATACCGTTACTGCGATTTACCAGTAATCCAGAGTTAATGGGGCAATATGTCAACTCGCGCTGGGTTAAGCGCCTTGGCATACTCATAGTGGTGCTAGTGCTTATGCTCAATAGCTATCTGTTAATTAGCTTGATATCGCCCTAA
- the cyaB gene encoding class IV adenylate cyclase has translation MQYSHFVGRFEVELKFRLTSRTDFLACLAQQEHHIRFIDNIEHDVYFDDAQRELATANKSLCIRRITPANINLWIVKGPGESECQAVDISDHAKAQEMLKGMGFEPVLSYRKRRSIYFIDEYHLTLDNIAGLGDFAEFAIMTSDETKLADYRHALWALARKFNLGEAQLINQSYLSMMLALQLEQVSQHCN, from the coding sequence TTGCAATACTCACATTTTGTTGGTCGCTTTGAGGTTGAACTTAAATTTCGCTTAACATCTAGGACGGATTTCTTAGCTTGCTTAGCGCAGCAAGAACACCACATTCGTTTTATCGATAATATCGAACATGATGTTTATTTTGATGACGCGCAGCGCGAGTTAGCCACTGCAAATAAGAGTCTGTGTATCAGGCGTATTACCCCTGCCAATATCAATTTGTGGATTGTAAAAGGGCCGGGGGAGAGCGAGTGCCAAGCCGTAGATATCAGTGATCATGCCAAGGCGCAAGAGATGCTTAAGGGCATGGGCTTTGAGCCAGTGCTGAGTTATCGCAAGCGTCGCAGTATCTATTTTATCGATGAGTATCACCTGACGCTTGATAATATTGCAGGCCTTGGGGATTTTGCTGAGTTTGCCATTATGACGAGTGATGAAACTAAGCTTGCTGACTATCGACACGCCTTATGGGCGCTCGCGCGCAAGTTTAACTTAGGGGAAGCGCAGCTCATTAACCAGTCGTATTTGAGCATGATGCTAGCGTTGCAGCTAGAGCAAGTATCGCAGCACTGTAATTAG